ACGACGTAGAATGCGATACCGCTGAACAACGCCGGTGGAATCGAGCCGATCAGCATCGGCTTGAGCACCGGGTCCCACAACTGGCTGATGTCGAGATGCCTCAACAGCGCTTCCAGATTGATCTGCTTGTGATGCGCGCCGTTGGAGACACCGATAAGCTGGTTGCCGAACTTCAACGTTAGCGCCCAGATGAATGGAAACGAAATCGGGTTGCCGAAAGCGGTGCCGATCGCGGCCGCCACCATATTGCCTGCCAGCACATAGGCAAGCGCGAATGCGAGGACGAAATGAAACCCGAGAAGCGGCGTCCACGAGGCAAACACCCCTGCCGCCACGCCGGCGGCGATGGCATGCGGACTGGCCGTCAGCCGCAACACCCGCTTGATAAAATACTGGAACGAACGAGCAAAGGAACGTCGAGGCCAGAGCGCGGTGCGCATCCGGTCAAAAAATCCCTCTGGTCTTCGGCGACGAAACAGCATTTGGTGTCCGTATATCGCTCTCTTTGTGTCAGTCCTAAGTCAGACCGGCAAATTTTCCGATCGCCCCAGGCGCGCAAAATTCGTAATTTCAATATGCCAACCAACAACAAAGATTGGGTAAAGACCGCGACTTTCTCAAGCTAGGCGGGGTTGTCGACTGCAATGCATTCCTTTGCCGGACCTGCCCGGCCTATTGGTAGATACGCTCCACCGAGGAAACCGGTTCCAGTTCCTTCAACTGCGCGATCAATTGATTGAGATGCTTGAGATCCCAGACCTGCAGATCCACCAGCATTTCCGTAAAATCCGCAGCTACCCGAACCATGGAAAGATTCTGGATATTGGTTTCACTCGACGCGATCACCTGCGCCACGTCGGCCAGCGTGCCCGGCGCATTGATCGCCGTGACCAGAATCCGGGATGGAAAACGCTTCTTGTTGTTTTCGTCGATATCCCAGCGAATGTCGATCCATCGGCTCGGTTGATCATCAAACTTGGTCAGTTCCGGCGACTGGATCGGATAGATGGTGATCCCCGCCCCCGGCTCGAGAATGCCGACGATCCGGTCGCCCGGAACAGCACCGCCAGGACCGAAACTGACGGCTGCATTGTCGTCCATGCCGCGGATCGGCATCGCATCCTGATCCTTGGCCGCCCCCGCCCTGAGCGAAGCCTTGGCAGTCTTTTGCGATTTGTTCAGCCCCGGCAACTTGAAAATAAGACCAGCGGCGCTGCGTAAGTTAAACCATCCCTCGTCGGCTGGCTTGCGGGCCGGCGCACGGGTTTCCTGATGATTGGGAAACATCGCCAGCAAGACATCGTCCGACGCCAGTTCGCCGCGCCCAACCGCGGCCAGAACGTCCTCGACTTCCTTGTGACCAAGCCGGTGCAGAACCGATTTCAGGCCATCGCGGGAGACCGGCTTGCCGGCTCGGGTGAAGGTTCGTTCGAGAATACGCATACCAAGGCCGGAATACTGCTTGCGCACGGCCACCTTGGTCGCACGCCGGATGGCCGCGCGAGCCTTGCCGGTGACCACGATCTTTTCCCAGGCCGGCGGTGGCACCTGCACGCCGGAGCGCAGGATCTCCACCTCGTCACCATTTGTCAGCCGCGTCACCAGCGGCATGATCCGGCCGTTGATCTTGGCGCCGACACACGTATCGCCGATATCGGTATGGACCGCATAGGCAAAATCAATCGATGTCGCCCCGCGCGGCAGTGCGATCAGCTGGCCCTTGGGGGTGAAGCAAAACACCTGATCCTGGAACAGCTCAAGCTTGGTGTGCTCCAGAAAATCCTCCGAGTTGTCACCCACTGACAAGGCTTCGATGGTCTGGCGCAACCACGAATAGGCGCGACTGTCCCTGGACAGCAATTCCCCCTCGGCGCCGTTGCTCGCGTCCTTGTAGAGCGCATGCGCCGCCACGCCGCGTTCGGCGATATCCTGCATGCGGCGGGTGCGGATCTGAAGCTCGACTCGCTGGCGCGACGGCCCGACAATGGTGGTGTGAATAGAGCGGTAGTCATTCTGCTTGGGCGTCGAGATGTAGTCCTTGAACCGCCCGGGCACCACCGACCAGCGCATGTGCACGATCCCCAGCGCCCTGTAGCAATCAGCTTCGGTGTCAACGATGATGCGGAACCCGAAAACATCCGAAAGCTGCTCGAACGACAACGACTTGGATTCCATCTTGCGAAACACCGAATAGGCTTTTTTCTGCCGGCCGCGAACGCTGGCATTCACGCCTTCCTGCTCGAACAGTGCCGACAATTCGCCTTCAATGGTACGGATCAGGTCCCGATTGCGTTCCGACAATTCGGCCAGCTTTCCCGTCACCGTATCGTAGGCTTCCCTGTTGATGTTCTTGAAGGCGAGCTCTTCCAGCTCTTCGCGCATCTCCTGCATGCCCATGCGACCGGCCAGCGGCGCATAGATGTCCATTGTCTCTTCGGCGATACGGGTGCGTTTTTCCGGAGGAACATGCTCAAGCGTGCGCATATTGTGCAAACGGTCAGCGAGCTTGACCAACAACACCCGCACATCGTCGGAGATCGCCAGCAGCAGCTTGCGCAAGTTCTCCGCCTGTTTGGCGCGCTTGGTCACCAGATCGAGCTTCTTGATCTTGGTCAGGCCTTCGACCAACCGACCGATATCTTCGCCGAACAGCTCGTCGATCTCCGCCCGTGTGGCCGATGTATCTTCGATCGTGTCATGCAAAAGCGCGACCGCGATGGTGGATTCATCGAGCCGCATTTCCGTCAGGATCGCCGCCACCTCGAGCGGGTGCGAAATATAGGGGTCGCCGCTGGCACGCGTTTGTTTGCCATGCTTTTGCATGGCATAAACGTAGGCCTTGTTGAGCAAGGCCTCATTGGCGTCCGGCTTGTATTTCTGCACGCGCTCTACGAGCTCGTACTGGCGCATCATGAAATGGGTACTCCGCGACAAGAAAATGCGCCGAATCCAACGACCGGCGCATCACATCGCATCAGCAGTCTATCGGCCTTCCAGCAAAACCCGACCGATCTCGAACAAATCAATCGG
This DNA window, taken from Hoeflea algicola, encodes the following:
- a CDS encoding DUF2062 domain-containing protein — translated: MLFRRRRPEGFFDRMRTALWPRRSFARSFQYFIKRVLRLTASPHAIAAGVAAGVFASWTPLLGFHFVLAFALAYVLAGNMVAAAIGTAFGNPISFPFIWALTLKFGNQLIGVSNGAHHKQINLEALLRHLDISQLWDPVLKPMLIGSIPPALFSGIAFYVVTYWAVGVFQTRRKSRLAARAKARLQEMAAARAERAADRTRRA
- a CDS encoding RelA/SpoT family protein translates to MMRQYELVERVQKYKPDANEALLNKAYVYAMQKHGKQTRASGDPYISHPLEVAAILTEMRLDESTIAVALLHDTIEDTSATRAEIDELFGEDIGRLVEGLTKIKKLDLVTKRAKQAENLRKLLLAISDDVRVLLVKLADRLHNMRTLEHVPPEKRTRIAEETMDIYAPLAGRMGMQEMREELEELAFKNINREAYDTVTGKLAELSERNRDLIRTIEGELSALFEQEGVNASVRGRQKKAYSVFRKMESKSLSFEQLSDVFGFRIIVDTEADCYRALGIVHMRWSVVPGRFKDYISTPKQNDYRSIHTTIVGPSRQRVELQIRTRRMQDIAERGVAAHALYKDASNGAEGELLSRDSRAYSWLRQTIEALSVGDNSEDFLEHTKLELFQDQVFCFTPKGQLIALPRGATSIDFAYAVHTDIGDTCVGAKINGRIMPLVTRLTNGDEVEILRSGVQVPPPAWEKIVVTGKARAAIRRATKVAVRKQYSGLGMRILERTFTRAGKPVSRDGLKSVLHRLGHKEVEDVLAAVGRGELASDDVLLAMFPNHQETRAPARKPADEGWFNLRSAAGLIFKLPGLNKSQKTAKASLRAGAAKDQDAMPIRGMDDNAAVSFGPGGAVPGDRIVGILEPGAGITIYPIQSPELTKFDDQPSRWIDIRWDIDENNKKRFPSRILVTAINAPGTLADVAQVIASSETNIQNLSMVRVAADFTEMLVDLQVWDLKHLNQLIAQLKELEPVSSVERIYQ